Proteins from one Silurus meridionalis isolate SWU-2019-XX chromosome 3, ASM1480568v1, whole genome shotgun sequence genomic window:
- the pikfyve gene encoding 1-phosphatidylinositol 3-phosphate 5-kinase isoform X1 translates to MTCLLRTGAVAFTKRGNDMAADDKSTSSSSTLDWISEPPLSPPSPSHLTHFKPLTPDHDEPPLRSAYSSLVSLFRFNREKSGANIAPAKKLEDVRPPSAADKPESAAPSPQGERRSWASSSLSTHSSGTHRKHSELVRRTSTASDGRRKSEAPLGTHDPRTAVQLRTALKRLKEIMEGKSQDSDLKQYWMPDSQCKECYDCNEKFTTFRRRHHCRLCGQIFCSRCCNQEIPGKFMGYTGDLRACTYCRKIALSYAHSADSACIGEDLTALSDSPCSVCVLEPTEPRTPVGGRKASRNIFLEEDLAWQRKTPIGMRKNLIHPESQNSGLNSRLSAVQEDLGKSPARKRSASVTNLSLDRSGSMVPSYDSSVSPQSTRAVSKPDHSEEERKILLDSSQLKDLWKKICHSNTGMEFQDHRYWLRTYPNCIVGKDLVNWLLRNGTISTRAQAIAIGQALVDGRWLECVTHHDQIFRDEYALYRPLQSTEFSETPSPDTDSVTSLEGHSEPSWFKDIKFDDSDTEQLADENDLIATSSASPSKRTSVSSFHSAVDSDSAASINLNVEQDNVNFRIKKQAKYPHVPPDPAEQKSMARSDPFAPDSDFHTPTEVLVTEDGGQHLSISDAFIKESLFNRRVEEKAKEMLFTPLGWHHSSLDQLREENGEKKAMERLLSANHNHMMALLQQLLYSESLSLSWRDIIVPVVRQIVQTVRPDVRSCDDDMDIRQLVHIKKIPGGKKFDSVLVNGFVCTKNIAHKKMNPYIKNPKILLLKCSIEYLYREETKFTCIDPIVLQEREFLKNYVQRIVDVRPNLVLVEKTVSRIAQDMLLEHGITLVINVKPQVLDRVSRMTQGDLVMSMDQLLTKPRLGTCHKFYLHSFQLNTNNELKTLMFFDGCPPHLGCTIKLRGASEYELARVKEIIMVMVCVAYHSQLEISFLMDEFAMPPSLSKSSSFHCLLESAAEEVEKEVDRESQGNQAETKEDHAELNSEGDFDFEPGLQQIIKGHSRQHSASESSLKDGESPKISRNDSPISTIVIEGDEIKTSTPLSSQSHQPLYMSPPYLSSMEEIGEEEVKQSVEALRHKEDEDTLVRGDSTSSETPLAPTQLFRDPLQDDSGLFVAEQVTSADDRLKSISASFRQELKDVILCISPFMTFREPFLLTKTGLRCPSRDYFPEQVYFSLLLNKDLKDTDSRRKRLLLKDSNASSNSLSNGFGPQFRPVQMLPSHKLTTTRMTQQLSSSQDLARMLADYRAQGGRIQRDSDPFAHPSHAPNAKAPVKADSEEEKGPGQSEMAWATKLDCLNPINHQRLCVLFSSSSTQSNNAPNHCVSPWIVTMEFYGKNDLTLGVFLERYCFRQSYQCPSMYCETPMVHHIRRFVHGNGCVQIVLKELDSPVPGYQHTILNYSWCRICKQVTPVVPMSDDSWSMSFAKYLELRFYGHQYTRRANAEPCGHSIHKDYHQYFSYNQMVASFSYIPVRLLEICLPAPKIIIRNQGPSKNILQQDLKDFALKVTQVYAAIDDRLTSLKTDTFSKTREEKMEDLFAQKDMEEGELRSWMEKLQGRLQASALDTPQQLQAILESVVMKKQSLCETLQCWNSKLQDLFQLEKGRKRLSVPPSPGRHRQATNDESKTSVLESSPRNPSPVVQNGEKALEDRHLSTLPLNTGSLSFPLPSPAEQSLDIPTSGPSFHDQDSEGEVFDSHLQGSNDSQVKEKTTMKTILANLLPGNSYSPIPLPFDHRNLMLHTFKYNDPDKHYLMYDHERVPIAVCEREPSSIIAFALSCKEYKTALEDLSKSSLKSTGEEISQANSSGENKIKNSPAKLTEGSSSQLGRSSADTDPLKELEGGDKQKKQTANPHIELQFSDASAKFYCRIYYAEEFHKMREEVMESTDEDFVRSLSHCVNWQAQGGKSGAVFYATEDDRFILKQMPRLEVQSFLDFAPHYFTYITGAVQQKRPTALAKILGVYRIGYKNSQNNTEKKLDLLVMENLFYGRKMAQVFDLKGSLRNRNVKTDQGKESCEVVLLDENLLKLVHDNPLYIRSHCKAILRAAIHSDAYFLSSHLIIDYSLLVGRDDTSDQLVVGIIDYIRTFTWDKKLEMVVKSTGILGGQGKMPTVVSPELYRARFCEAMDKYFLMVPDHWTGLGVNC, encoded by the exons ATGACCTGTTTACTTCGAACTGGGGCTGTAGCGTTTACTAAGCG gGGGAATGATATGGCTGCTGACGACAAGTCTACGTCTTCCTCGTCCACGCTGGACTGGATCTCTGAGCCACCCCTGTCTCCCCCCAGCCCCTCCCACCTGACTCACTTCAAACCCCTCACTCCAGATCATGATGAACCTCCACTGCGCTCGGCCTACAGTTCTTTAGTCAGCCTCTTCCGCTTCAACAGAG aaaagtcaggtgcaaACATTGCACCAGCAAAAAAGCTTG AGGATGTTCGGCCTCCTTCAGCAGCTGATAAACCAGAGTCTGCTGCACCATCACCACAGGGCGAGCGCCGGAGCTGGGCCTCTTCCTCACTGTCCACACACAGCTCTGGGACCCACAGGAAACACTCTGAATTGGTCAGGAGAACCTCTACAGCCTCAG ATGGACGGCGAAAGTCAGAGGCTCCTCTTGGGACTCATGACCCTCGAACTGCAGTTCAACTTCGCACTGCCCTAAAGAGGCTAAAAGAGATCATGGAGGGAAAGAGTCAG GACAGCGATCTGAAGCAGTATTGGATGCCAGACAGCCAATGTAAAGAGTGCTACGACTGCAACGAGAAGTTCACTACATTCCGCCGACGCCACCACTGCCGTCTGTGTGGCCAGATATTCTGCAGCCGCTGCTGCAACCAGGAGATTCCTGGAAAATTCATGGGTTACACGG GTGATTTGCGAGCATGCACATACTGTCGTAAGATTGCGCTGAGCTACGCGCACTCCGCTGACTCAGCGTGTATTGGGGAGGATCTGACTGCGCTGTCGGACTCTccgtgctctgtgtgtgtgctggagccCACAGAGCCTCGCACACCCGTCGGCGGACGCAAAGCTAGCCGCAATATTTTTCTTGAGGAGGACCTCGCCTGGCAAAG AAAAACTCCCATTGGGATGAGGAAGAA TTTGATTCATCCAGAGTCTCAGAATAGTGGGCTTAACTCTAGATTGTCAGCAGTTCAAGAAGATCTGGGCAAATCACCAGCACGAAAGAG ATCAGCCAGTGTGACCAACTTGTCGCTGGATCGTTCAGGCTCGATGGTTCCATCATACGACAGTTCTGTAAGCCCTCAGAGCACACGAGCAGTGTCCAAACCTGACCACAGCGAAGAGGAGCGCAAGATCCTCTTG GATTCGTCTCAGTTAAAAGACTTATGGAAGAAAATCTGTCACAGCAATACCGGGATGGAGTTCCAGGACCACCGATATTGGCTGCGTACTTACCCCAATTGCATTGTGGGTAAAGATCTAGTAAACTGGCTCTTGCGAAATGGCACCATTTCTACTAG AGCTCAGGCTATAGCTATTGGTCAGGCTCTGGTTGACGGGCGCTGGCTTGAGTGTGTTACTCATCACGATCAGATTTTCCGTGATGAGTACGCACTGTATCGCCCACTTCAG agcaCAGAGTTTTCAGAGACTCCATCCCCAGATACGGACAGTGTGACCTCTCTAGAAGGACACTCGGAGCCATCGTGGTTTAAAGACATCAAGTTTGACGACAGTGACACAGAGCAGCTAGCTGACGAAAATGACTTAATAGCAACAA GCTCAGCAAGCCCCAGCAAAAGAACATCGGTCAGCAGTTTTCATTCAGCAGTGGACAGTGATTCGGCCGCTTCCATTAACCTGAACGTGGAGCAGGACAACGTCAACTTCCGCATTAAGAAGCAGGCCAAGTACCCTCACGTGCCTCCTGACCCAGCCGAACAGAAAAGTATGGCACGCTCTGACCCATTCGCCCCTGACTCTGACTTCCACACACCAA CTGAGGTCCTGGTAACAGAAGACGGTGGTCAGCACTTATCCATCAGTGATGCCTTTATTAAAG AGTCTCTGTTTAATCGTCGTGTAGAAGAGAAGGCTAAAGAAATGCTATTCACCCCACTGGGTTGGCACCACAGCTCCCTAGACCAACTGAGGGAGGAGAATGGCGAGAAGAAAGCTATGGAGAGACTTCT GTCAGCCAACCATAACCACATGATGGCCCTGCTGCAGCAGCTGCTCTACAGCGAGTCGCTTTCTCTCTCCTGGCGAGACATCATCGTTCCCGTGGTACGACAGATAGTGCAAACGGTGCGTCCAGATGTTCGGAGCTGCGACGATGACATGGACATTCGCCAGCTGGTCCACATTAAAAAG ATCCCAGGAGGAAAGAAGTTCGACTCCGTCCTGGTGAACGGCTTTGTTTGCACAAAAAACATTGCTCACAAAAAG ATGAACCCTTACATCAAGAACCCTAAGATCCTTCTGCTTAAGTGTTCCATTGAGTATCTTTACAGAGAAGAGACAAAGTTCACCTGCATTGATCCAATTGTGCTTCAG GAACGAGAGTTTCTGAAGAACTATGTGCAACGGATAGTGGATGTGCGTCCTAACCTGGTGCTGGTAGAGAAGACAGTGTCACGCATCGCTCAGGATATGCTGCTTGAGCACGGCATCACCTTAGTCATCAACGTCAAACCT CAAGTACTAGATCGAGTGAGTCGAATGACTCAGGGAGATTTGGTCATGTCCATGGATCAGCTTTTGACCAAACCTCGCTTGGGAACTTGCCACAAATTCTATCTTCACTCCTTCCAATTAAACACTAATA atgAACTGAAGACACTAATGTTCTTTGATGGATGTCCTCCTCACCTTGGCTGCACTATCAAGCTCCGTGGTGCCTCAGAGTATGAGCTCGCCCGAGTTAAGGAGATCAttatggtgatggtgtgtgtagcTTATCACTCACAGTTAGAAATTTCCTTCCTAATGGATGAGTTTGCAATGCCTCCAAGCCTGTCTAAGAGCTCGTCATTCCACTGCCTCCTGGAAAGTGCAGCTGAAGAAGTGGAGAAGGAGGTGGACAGGGAGAGCCAGGGAAACCAAGCTGAAACAAAGGAGGATCATGCAGAACTCAACTCGGAAGGCGACTTTGACTTCGAGCCAGGGCTTCAGCAGATAATAAAAGGCCACAGTAGGCAGCATTCTGCATCTGAATCCTCACTGAAGGACGGAGAAAGTCCTAAAATAAGCAGAAATGACTCGCCCATATCTACAATTGTAATAGAAGGGGATGAGATTAAGACTTCCACTCCCTTGTCCAGTCAGTCACACCAGCCCTTGTATATGTCTCCTCCTTATCTTTCATCTATGGAGGAAATCGGAGAGGAGGAGGTGAAACAATCAGTCGAGGCACTGAGACATAAAGAGGATGAGGACACCCTCGTACGAGGGGACAGCACCAGTTCAGAGACGCCACTTGCTCCAACACAGCTATTTAGAGACCCGCTGCAGGATGACAGTGGCCTGTTTGTGGCTGAGCAGGTGACTTCAGCAGACGACCGGCTTAAGTCCATTTCAGCCAGCTTTAGGCAGGAGTTAAAGGATGTTATCCTGTGCATCTCGCCTTTCATGACTTTTCGTGAACCCTTCCTGTTAACCAAAACTGGCCTGCGCTGCCCGAGCCGTGACTATTTCCCTGAGCAGGTCTACTTCTCGCTGCTGCTGAACAAGGACCTAAAGGATACTGACAGCCGGCGCAAGAGGCTCCTACTTAAGGACTCGAACGCATCTAGCAATTCTTTGAGCAATGGGTTCGGTCCACAATTTCGCCCAGTCCAAATGTTGCCCTCCCATAAGCTCACTACTACCCGCATGACCCAGCAGTTGAGCAGCAGTCAGGATCTGGCCCGCATGCTGGCGGACTATCGTGCTCAAGGAGGACGAATCCAGCGAGACTCAGACCCATTTGCTCATCCCTCGCATGCTCCAAATGCCAAGGCACCAGTCAAGGCAGACAGTGAGGAGGAGAAAGGGCCAGGGCAGAGTGAAATGGCTTGGGCTACCAAG CTCGACTGCCTGAATCCAATAAACCACCAACGGCTGTGCGTGTTGTTCAGCAGCTCCTCGACACAGTCCAACAATGCCCCTAATCACTGCGTGAGCCCTTG gatCGTGACCATGGAATTTTATGGGAAGAATGACTTGACTCTTGGAGTATTTCTGGAAAGATACTGTTTCAG GCAGTCCTACCAATGCCCAAGCATGTATTGTGAAACTCCCATGGTACACCACATTCGCCGCTTTGTGCATGGCAATGGTTGTGTCCAGATTGTTCTTAAAGAGCTCGATTCACCTGTACCCGGATACCAACACACTATCCTTAACTACTCCTGGTGCAGGATCTGCAAACAG GTTACTCCAGTTGTCCCAATGTCTGATGATTCTTGGTCCATGTCCTTTGCGAAATATCTGGAGCTGCGTTTCTATGGCCACCAGTACACTCGCCGTGCCAACGCCGAGCCATGCGGACACTCCATCCACAAAGACTATCACCAGTACTTCTCCTACAACCAGATGGTGGCCTCTTTCAG CTACATCCCAGTAAGACTATTGGAGATCTGCCTGCCTGCTCCTAAGATCATTATCAGGAACCAGGGCCCCAGTAAGAACATTCTGCAACAGGACCTCAAAGATTTTGCACTAAA GGTGACCCAAGTGTATGCTGCAATAGATGACCGTCTCACGTCTCTTAAAACAGACACGTTCAGCAAAACTCGTGAGGAGAAAATGGAGGACTTGTTCGCACAGAAGGAT ATGGAGGAAGGTGAGCTGCGCAGCTGGATGGAGAAGCTCCAAGGGCGTTTGCAGGCTTCGGCTTTAGACACGCCACAACAGCTGCAGGCCATTCTCGAGTCTGTGGTGATGAAGAAGCAGAGCTTGTGTGAAACACTGCAATGTTGGAACAGCAA ACTGCAGGACCTGTTCCAATTGGAGAAGGGCAGGAAGCGTTTGTCTGTTCCCCCCAGCCCCGGCAGACACAGACAGGCCACCAACGACGAGAGCAAG ACAAGTGTCTTGGAGTCGTCTCCCCGCAACCCCTCTCCTGTTGTACAGAATGGTGAGAAAG CGTTAGAGGATCGTCACCTCAGCACCCTGCCCTTAAACACAGGATCCTTATCCTTTCCTCTGCCATCGCCAGCAGAGCAGAGCTTAGATATCCCCACATCTGGGCCATCCTTCCATGATCAGGACTCTGAAGGAG AGGTGTTTGATAGCCACCTGCAAGGCTCCAATGACAGTCAGGTGAAGGAGAAGACCACCATGAAAACCATTCTGGCTAACCTGTTGCCAGGAAACAGTTATAGTCCTATCCCTTTACCTTT TGATCACAGGAACTTGATGCTTCACACCTTTAAATACAA TGACCCAGATAAACACTACCTCATGTACGATCATGAGCGTGTCCCCATcgctgtgtgtgagagagaaccGAGCTCCATCATTGCCTTCGCTCTGAG CTGTAAAGAATACAAAACTGCTCTTGAAGATCTTTCAAAGTCTTCACTGAAATCTACTGGAGAGGAGATTTCTCAGGCCAACAG TTCTGGggaaaacaagataaaaaacaGCCCTGCCAAGCTCACTGAAGGCAGCAGCTCTCAGCTTGGCCGCAGCAGCGCAGACACGGACCCACTCA AGGAGCTCGAGGGTGGTGACAAACAAAAGAAGCAGACGGCGAATCCACACATTGAACTGC AGTTCTCAGACGCCAGCGCAAAGTTCTACTGTCGCATCTACTATGCCGAGGAGTTCCATAAGATGAGAGAGGAGGTGATGGAGAGCACTGATGAAGATTTTGTCCGCTCGCTCTCTCACTGCGTCAACTGGCAGGCTCAAGGAGGCAAATCGGGAGCGGTCTTCTATGCCACTGAAG ACGACCGGTTTATTTTGAAGCAGATGCCCAGGCTGGAAGTACAGTCCTTCCTCGATTTTGCCCCACACTACTTCACTTACATCACTGGTGCGGTTCAGCAGAAG CGGCCTACAGCACTTGCAAAGATTCTGGGAGTTTACCGTATCGGCTACAAGAACTCCCAGAACAACACGGAGAAGAAGCTAGACCTGCTCGTAATGGAGAATCTCTTTTATGGACGCAAAATGGCGCAG GTGTTTGACCTAAAAGGCTCTCTGAGGAACCGAAACGTGAAGACGGACCAAGGTAAGGAGAGCTGCGAGGTGGTGCTGCTGGACGAGAACCTGCTTAAGCTGGTACACGATAATCCCCTCTACATCCGATCGCACTGCAAGGCTATTCTGCGTGCAGCCATCCACAGCGATGCCTACTTCCTGTCCAGCCACCTCATCATCGACTACTCGCTGCTGGTGGGCCGTGACGACACCTCTGACCAGCTCGTCGTAGGGATCATAG ATTACATCCGGACATTCACATGGGATAAAAAGCTCGAGATGGTGGTCAAGTCTACGGGAATTCTTGGCGGCCAAG GAAAAATGCCCACAGTTGTTTCCCCGGAACTGTATCGGGCCCGCTTCTGTGAAGCCATGGACAAGTACTTCCTTATGGTTCCTGACCACTGGACCGGCCTGGGCGTGAATTGCTGA